From a single Vitis vinifera cultivar Pinot Noir 40024 chromosome 18, ASM3070453v1 genomic region:
- the LOC100255704 gene encoding E3 ubiquitin-protein ligase UPL2, with amino-acid sequence MATLRSSLPSRLRQLLSGEAAMGPALRLGDSEPPPKIKAFIDKVIQSPLQDIAIPLSGFHWEYSKGNFHHWRPLFLHFDTYFKTYLSCRNDLLLSDNTLEDDSPFPKHAVLQILRVMQIILENCHNKSSFGGLEHFKLLLTSTDPEILIATLETLSALVKINPSKLHGSGKLIGCGSVNGCLLSLAQGWGSKEEGLGLYSCVMANERTQEEGLSLFPSDMENDRDKSQYRLGSTLYFELHGVNSESTEETSSAKSSNLSVIHITDLHLRKEDDLLLMKQYIEQYNVPPELRFSLLTRIRYARAFRSPRICRLYSRICLLAFIVLVQSNDAHDELVSFFANEPEYTNELIRIVRSEETVPGTIRTLAMLALGAQLAAYSASHERARILSGSSINFAGGNRMILLNVLQRAVLSLNNSNDPSSLAFVEALLQFYLLHVISSSSSSGSVIRGSGMVPTFLPLLEDSDPTHMHLVCFAVKTLQKLMDYSSAAVSLFKDLGGVELLARRLQIEVHRVIGLAGANDSSMIIGESSGYSDDQLYSQKRLIRVLLKALGSATYIPANSTRSQNSHDNSLPVTLSLIFGNVEKFGGDIYFSAVTVMSEIIHKDPTCFSALHELGLPDAFLSSVVAGILPSSKALTCIPNGLGAICLNVKGLEAVKETSALRFLVDIFTTKKYVVAMNEAIVPLANAVEELLRHVSSLRSTGVDIIIEIVDRIASIGDDNVGSSGKVNGTTAMEMDSEDKENDGHCCLVGSVDSAAEGISNEQFIQLCIFHVMVLVHRTMENSETCRLFVEKSGIEALLKLLLRPNIAQSSEGMSIALHSTMVFKGFTQHHSAPLARAFCSSLRDHLKKALTGFSVASGSFLLDPRLTPDSGIFPSLFLVEFLLFLAASKDNRWVTALLTEFGNDSKDVLEDIGRVQREVLWQIALLEDAKIETEDDGASSFAESQQSEPNANDSEEQRFNSFRQFLDPLLRRRMSGWSVESQFFDLLNLYRDLGRATGLQRLTADGSSNLRLGASHQLHHSASSDSTGVISKKEDEKQRSYYSSCCDMVRSLSFHITHLFQELGKAMLLPRRRDDTLNVSPSSKSVVSTFASIALDHMNFGGHVNPSGSEVSISTKCRYFGKVIDFIDGILLDRPDSCNPVLVNCLYGHGVVQSVLTTFVATSQLLFTVNRAPASPMETDDGISKQDEKDETDNSWIYGPLASYGKLMDHLVTSSFILSPFTKHLLAQPLINGDIPFPRDAETFVKVLQSMVLKVVLPVWTNPQFTDCSYDFITTIISIIRHIYSGVEVKNVNSNASARITGPPPNETAISTIVEMGFSRSRAEEALRQVGANSVELAMEWLFSHPEETQEDDELARALAMSLGNSGSDAKEEVANESTQHLEEEVIQLPPVEELLSTCTKLLQMKEPLAFPVRDLLVMICSQNDGQYRSSVITFIIDQMKLCSLTSESGNVIMLSALFHVLALILHEDAVAREVAFKNGLVKLATDLLSRWDSGACDSEKPQVPKWVTAAFLAIDRLLQVDQKLNSELAEQLKKDDVSSQQTTITIDDDKQNKLQATLGLSPKHIDMHEQKRLIEIACNCIRNQLPSETMHAVLQLCSTLTRTHSIAVNFLDDGGLPMLLSLPTSSLFSGFDNVAATIIRHVLEDPQTLQQAMESEIRHSLVAAANRHSNGRLTPRNFLLNLTSVISRDPMIFMQAAQSVCQVEMVGERLYIVLLKDRDKDKCKEKEKEKEKATEKDRNNDGKVTLGNASSIAPTGGHGKLTDPNSKNSKVHRKPPQSFVNVIELLLDSVISFVPPSKDETVVNVPLDSPSLAAMDIDVAASKGKGKAIVTTPEENDFNNQEASASLAKIVFILKLLTEILLMYSSSVNVLLRKDAEVSGCRAPPQRGPTVYCITGIFHHILHRFLPYSRNSKKEKKIDGDWMHKLATRASQFLVAACVRSTEARRRVFTEISNILNDFVDSSNGFRPPGNDIQAFIDLLNDVLAARSPTGAYISAEASATFIDVGLVRSLTRTLQALDLDHVDSPKAVTGLIKALEVVTKEHVHSADSNTGKGENSTKPPDHNQPGRVDDSADVSQSMETSSQPNHDVTAADHVESFNTTQTYGGSEAVTDDMEHDQDLDGGFVPSTEDDYMHETSGDPRVMENGIDTVGIRFEIQPQENLVDEDDDEMSGDDGDEVDEDEDEDDEEHNDLEEDEVHHLPHPDTDQDDHEIDDDEFDEEVMEEDDEDDEDDEDGVILRLEEGINGINVFDHIEVFGRDHSFSNETLHVMPVEVFGSRRHGRTTSIYNLLGRTGDNAAPSRHPLLVEPSSSLQTPPLRQSENARDVILSDRNSENTASRLDTIFRSLRNGRHGHRLNLWVDDNQQGGGSNASAVPQGLEELLVSQLRRPAPEKPSDENTTVEHESKPQVSQSQESEADIRPETAVENNVNNEPSCVPPPTSVAMDSIDNADTRPAATESLQGTDASSMHSQSVEMQFEHNEAAVRDVEAVSQESSGSGATLGESLRSLDVEIGSADGHDDGGERQGSADRMPLGDMQATRTRRTNVSFGNSTPLSGRDASLHSVTEVSENPSQEADQVGPGEEQQINADADSGSIDPAFLDALPEELRAEVLSAQQGQVAQPSNTEQQNTGDIDPEFLAALPPDIRAEVLAQQQAQRLHQSQELEGQPVEMDTVSIIATFPSDLREEVLLTSSDAILANLTPALVAEANMLRERFAHRYHNRTLFGMYHRNRRGESSRRGEGIGSSLDRAGGSIVPRRSMGGKLVEADGAPLVDTEALKAMIRLLRVVQPLYKGQLQRLLLNLCAHSETRIALVKLLMDMLMLDTRKPANHLNTSEPSYRLYACQSHVMYSRPQYFDGVPPLVSRRILETMTYLARNHPYVAKILLQYRLPHPPLQEPENLDQVRGKAVMVIEDEVVDKKLHQEGYLSVALLLSLLNQPLYLRSIAHLEQLLNLLEVIIDDVESKSSVSDKSGPSSTGQPSGPQVSISDAEINADSGGVSGVGVTSSKVDDSSKPSAFGSHRECDAHSVLLNLPQSELRLLCSLLAREGLSDNAYSLVAEVLKKLVAIAPTHCHLFITELAFSVQNLTKSAMDELHTFGETEKALLSSSSSDGAAILRVLLALSSLVASLNEKEKDQQVLPEKEQTAALSQVWDIHAALEPLWLELSTCISKIESYSDSATVLPTISIISTSKPSGAMPPLPAGSQNILPYIESFFVMCEKLHPGQPGASQDFSLAAVSDVEDASTSDGQQKTPVSVLKVDEKHIAFVKFSEKHRKLLNAFIRQNPGLLEKSFSLMLKVPRFIDFDNKRSHFRSKIKHQHDHHHSPLRISVRRAYILEDSYNQLRMRSTQDLKGRLTVHFQGEEGIDAGGLTREWYQSLSRVIFDKGALLFTTVGNESTFQPNPNSVYQTEHLSYFKFVGRVVGKALFDGQLLDVHFTRSFYKHILGVKVTYHDIEAIDPDYFKNLKWMLENDITDVLDVTFSIDADEEKLILYERNEVTDCELIPGGRNIRVTEDNKHKYVDLVAEHRLTTAIRPQINAFLEGFNELIPRDLISIFNDKELELLISGLPDIDLDDMRANTEYSGYSPASPVIQWFWEVVQSLSKEDKARLLQFVTGTSKVPLEGFSALQGISGSQKFQIHKAYGSPDHLPSAHTCFNQLDLPEYPSKQHLEERLLLAIHEANEGFGFG; translated from the exons ATGGCAACCCTAAGATCGAGCTTGCCGTCGCGGCTGCGGCAACTTTTGTCGGGCGAAGCCGCCATGGGTCCGGCTCTCAGACTCGGCGACTCTGAGCCG CCTCCTAAAATTAAAGCATTCATTGATAAGGTGATTCAGAGTCCATTACAAGATATAGCGATACCTCTTTCTGGATTCCATTGGGAGTACAGTAAG GGGAATTTTCATCATTGGAGGCCACTGTTTCTGCATTTTGATACATACTTCAAGACATACTTGTCTTGTAGGAATGACCTCCTTTTGTCAGATAATACTTTAGAAGATGATAGTCCTTTTCCGAAGCATGCAGTTCTACAAATTTTACGAGTGATGCAAATAATTTTAGAGAATTGCCATAACAAGAGTTCATTTGGTGGCTTAGAG CATTTCAAGCTCCTGCTTACATCAACAGATCCTGAAATTCTTATAGCCACATTGGAGACTCTTTCTGCATTAGTTAAAATAAATCCCTCCAAGCTACATGGGAGTGGGAAGCTTATTGGATGTGGATCTGTGAATGGCTGTCTACTGTCTCTAGCACAGGGATGGGGGAGCAAGGAGGAAGGCCTGGGTTTATATTCATGTGTTATGGCAAATGAGAGAACCCAAGAGGAAGGGCTTAGTTTGTTTCCATCAGACATGGAAAATGATCGTGACAAATCCCAGTACCGATTAGGTTCTACTCTGTATTTTGAATTGCATGGTGTCAATTCCGAAAGCACTGAGGAGACCAGTAGTGCAAAATCTTCTAACTTGAGTGTTATCCACATCACAGATCTGCATTTGCGGAAAGAAGATGATCTATTACTGATGAAACAATATATTGAGCAGTACAATGTTCCTCCTGAGCTTCGGTTTTCATTGTTGACCAGGATCAGATATGCTCGTGCCTTCCGTTCTCCCAGAATTTGCAGACTGTACAGCAGGATCTGCCTTCTTGCATTCATTGTTCTTGTTCAATCTAATGATGCCCATGATGAGCTGGTATCCTTTTTTGCCAATGAGCCAGAATATACCAATGAATTAATTAGGATTGTGAGGTCTGAAGAAACTGTCCCTGGAACTATTAGAACCCTTGCAATGCTTGCCTTAGGTGCTCAATTAGCTGCATATTCAGCATCTCATGAGCGTGCTCGGATTTTGAGTGGATCTAGCATCAATTTTGCTGGAGGTAACCGCATGATTCTCCTCAATGTGCTCCAGAGGGCGGTTTTGTCACTGAATAACTCCAATGACCCATCATCTCTTGCCTTTGTTGAAGCACTTCTGCAGTTCTATTTACTCCATGTTATATCTTCTTCTTCTAGTTCTGGGAGTGTCATCAGGGGTTCAGGAATGGTTCCCACATTTTTACCTCTTTTAGAAGATTCTGATCCTACTCATATGCATCTTGTCTGTTTTGCTGTGAAAACTTTACAAAAGCTCATGGACTACAGTAGTGCAGCAGTTTCCCTGTTTAAAGATTTGGGGGGTGTAGAACTTTTAGCAAGGAGACTGCAGATAGAAGTACACAGGGTTATTGGTTTAGCTGGAGCAAATGATAGTTCAATGATCATTGGTGAAAGCTCAGGATACAGTGATGATCAGTTATACTCACAGAAGAGGCTCATTAGGGTTTTGTTGAAGGCGCTTGGGTCTGCTACTTATATCCCCGCAAACTCTACGAGATCCCAAAACTCCCATGATAATTCTTTACCTGTCACTCTGTCACTGATATTTGGTAATGTAGAAAAATTTGGAGGTGACATTTATTTTTCAGCTGTGACTGTCATGAGCGAAATTATCCATAAAGACCCTACTTGTTTTTCTGCTTTGCATGAATTGGGTCTTCCTGATGCATTTTTATCTTCAGTAGTGGCTGGAATACTTCCTTCTTCAAAGGCTCTCACATGTATTCCTAATGGTCTCGGTGCCATTTGTCTTAATGTGAAAGGCTTAGAGGCAGTGAAAGAAACTTCGGCATTGCGGTTCCTTGTGGACATTTTTACCACCAAGAAATATGTAGTAGCAATGAATGAAGCTATCGTTCCCTTGGCCAATGCTGTGGAAGAGCTTTTGCGTCATGTATCGTCATTACGAAGCACTGGTGTTGACATAATTATTGAAATTGTTGATAGAATTGCTTCAATAGGGGATGATAATGTGGGGTCATCAGGAAAAGTTAATGGGACCACTGCAATGGAGATGGATTCTGAAGACAAAGAAAATGATGGCCATTGCTGTCTGGTTGGTTCAGTAGATTCAGCTGCAGAAGGCATCAGTAATGAGCAGTTCATCCAACTTTGCATCTTTCATGTGATGGTTCTGGTTCACAGAACAATGGAAAATTCTGAAACTTGTCGGTTATTTGTGGAGAAGTCAGGGATTGAAGCTCTACTGAAGCTTCTGCTACGGCCTAATATTGCCCAGTCTTCTGAAGGAATGTCTATTGCTTTACACAGCACCATGGTCTTCAAGGGCTTTACTCAGCATCACTCAGCTCCACTCGCACGTGCTTTCTGCTCCTCTCTTAGGGATCATTTGAAGAAAGCTTTGACTGGATTTAGTGTTGCCTCAGGCTCCTTTTTGCTGGATCCTAGGTTAACACCTGATAGTGGaatttttccttcacttttccTTGTTGAATTCCTTCTATTTCTTGCTGCCTCCAAAGACAATCGTTGGGTAACTGCATTGCTTACAGAATTTGGAAATGATAGCAAGGATGTTTTGGAAGATATTGGACGTGTACAACGTGAAGTCCTATGGCAGATTGCTCTCCTTGAAGATGCCAAGATTGAGACAGAAGATGATGGTGCTAGTTCTTTTGCTGAGTCACAACAATCAGAACCGAACGCAAATGATAGTGAAGAGCAAAGATTCAACTCCTTTAGGCAGTTTCTTGACCCATTACTGAGAAGGAGAATGTCAGGATGGAGTGTTGAATCCCAATTTTTTGATCTTCTAAACTTGTATCGTGACCTTGGCCGTGCTACTGGCCTTCAACGACTAACTGCTGATGGTTCTTCAAACTTGCGGCTTGGAGCAAGTCATCAATTGCATCATTCGGCTTCTTCTGATTCTACTGGAGTCATTAGTAAAAAGGAAGATGAGAAGCAGAGATCCTATTATTCTTCTTGCTGTGACATGGTTAGATCACTTTCTTTTCACATTACCCATTTGTTTCAAGAGTTAGGAAAGGCCATGCTGCTTCCTCGACGACGTGATGATACTCTGAATGTGTCCCCTTCTTCAAAATCTGTGGTTTCTACTTTTGCTTCTATTGCTCTGGACCACATGAATTTTGGGGGTCATGTAAATCCATCTGGGTCAGAGGTATCCATATCAACAAAGTGTCGCTACTTTGGCAAGGTTATTGATTTCATTGATGGCATTCTACTGGACAGGCCGGATTCCTGTAATCCTGTTCTGGTGAATTGCTTGTATGGACATGGGGTTGTTCAGTCAGTTTTGACTACATTTGTAGCTACCAGTCAATTGCTTTTTACGGTTAACAGGGCTCCTGCTTCACCTATGGAGACTGATGATGGGATTTCAAAGCAGGATGAAAAGGATGAAACTGATAATTCATGGATTTATGGTCCCTTAGCTAGCTATGGAAAACTAATGGACCATCTGGTGACATCATCCTTTATTTTATCTCCTTTTACAAAGCACCTACTTGCCCAACCCCTGATCAATGGTGATATTCCTTTTCCTCGGGATGCTGAGACATTTGTAAAGGTCCTCCAGTCCATGGTACTGAAGGTGGTGCTTCCAGTTTGGACGAATCCACAATTTACTGATTGTAGTTATGATTTCATTACAACAATCATTTCTATCATCCGGCACATTTATTCTGGAGTTGAAGTGAAAAATGTCAATAGCAATGCCAGTGCTCGAATAACTGGTCCTCCTCCAAATGAGACAGCTATTTCAACAATTGTAGAGATGGGCTTTTCCAGATCTAGAGCAGAAGAAGCTCTGCGGCAAGTTGGAGCAAACAGCGTGGAGTTGGCAATGGAGTGGTTGTTTTCCCACCCAGAAGAAACTCAAGAAGATGATGAACTTGCTCGTGCACTTGCCATGTCACTTGGGAACTCTGGATCTGATGCAAAGGAAGAGGTTGCAAATGAAAGCACTCAGCATCTTGAAGAAGAAGTTATCCAACTTCCTCCTGTTGAAGAGTTGTTATCCACATGTACAAAGCTACTGCAGATGAAGGAGCCTCTAGCTTTTCCAGTTCGAGACCTGCTTGTGATGATTTGCTCCCAAAATGATGGTCAATACAGGTCTAGCGTTATTACTTTTATCATAGACCAGATGAAGCTTTGTAGTTTGACCTCAGAGAGTGGAAACGTAATTATGCTATCTGCTCTTTTTCATGTTCTTGCTCTTATTCTTCATGAAGATGCAGTGGCACGAGAAGTTGCCTTCAAGAATGGTCTGGTTAAACTTGCTACAGATTTACTTTCACGATGGGATTCTGGTGCATGTGACAGCGAGAAACCTCAAGTTCCAAAATGGGTAACAGCAGCTTTTCTTGCTATTGACCGGCTGCTGCAGGTGGATCAAAAATTGAATTCAGAACTTGCAGAGCAGTTGAAGAAGGATGATGTCAGTAGTCAGCAGACGACTATAACCATTGATGATGATAAGCAGAACAAATTGCAGGCCACACTGGGATTATCTCCTAAGCATATAGATATGCATGAGCAGAAGAGACTTATTGAGATTGCTTGTAATTGTATCAGGAACCAGCTTCCATCTGAAACAATGCATGCTGTTCTACAGCTGTGCTCTACTCTTACCAGAACTCATTCCATTGCTGTTAATTTTCTTGATGATGGAGGCTTACCCATGCTTCTGTCTTTGCCAACAAGTAGCCTCTTTTCTGGGTTTGACAATGTTGCTGCTACTATAATCCGGCATGTCCTTGAGGATCCTCAAACTCTACAGCAAGCAATGGAATCTGAAATACGGCACAGTCTTGTGGCTGCTGCTAACAGGCATTCCAATGGAAGGCTGACTCCCCGcaactttcttttaaatttgactTCTGTCATTTCAAGGGATCCAATGATTTTTATGCAGGCTGCTCAGTCTGTCTGCCAAGTTGAGATGGTTGGTGAAAGACTGTATATCGTGTTGCTGAAAGATCGTGACAAAGATAAAtgtaaagagaaagaaaaagagaaagagaaagcaaCAGAGAAAGATAGGAATAATGATGGAAAGGTCACATTGGGTAATGCAAGCTCAATAGCCCCTACAGGTGGGCATGGAAAACTAACTGATCCAAACTCCAAAAATTCCAAGGTTCATCGGAAACCTCCTCAGAGTTTTGTAAATGTGATTGAGCTTCTTTTGGATTCAGTAATTAGTTTTGTACCTCCCTCGAAAGATGAAACTGTGGTAAATGTGCCCCTTGACAGCCCCTCATTAGCTGCCATGGACATTGATGTTGCTGCAAGTAAGGGGAAAGGAAAAGCCATTGTCACTACACCTGAAGAGAATGATTTCAATAACCAGGAAGCTTCTGCATCTCTTGCTAAGATTGTGTTCATTTTGAAGCTTTTGACAGAGATTCTCTTGATGTATTCTTCATCTGTTAATGTTCTACTCCGAAAGGATGCTGAAGTTAGTGGCTGCAGGGCTCCCCCTCAAAGGGGTCCTACTGTGTACTGCATTACTGGAATATTCCACCATATTCTTCACAGGTTTCTTCCATATTCCAGaaattccaaaaaggaaaagaaaattgatggTGATTGGATGCATAAACTAGCAACCCGGGCTAGCCAATTTTTAGTGGCAGCTTGTGTTCGCTCTACAGAAGCAAGGAGAAGGGTTTTCACAGAGATCAGTAATATACTTAATGACTTTGTTGATTCATCTAATGGTTTTAGGCCACCCGGCAATGATATCCAAGCTTTTATTGATCTGCTCAATGATGTATTGGCTGCTCGGTCACCTACAGGTGCTTATATCTCAGCAGAAGCTTCAGCTACTTTCATAGATGTGGGTCTTGTTAGGTCATTGACTCGAACTCTCCAAGCATTGGACTTGGATCATGTTGACTCACCAAAAGCTGTTACGGGGCTTATCAAGGCGCTGGAGGTGGTAACCAAAGAACATGTCCATTCTGCTGATTCTAATACAGGTAAGGGTGAGAATTCTACAAAGCCTCCTGATCACAATCAACCTGGAAGAGTAGATGATAGTGCTGATGTATCACAATCCATGGAAACTTCATCTCAACCTAATCATGATGTTACTGCAGCTGATCATGTTGAGTCTTTTAATACCACTCAAACCTATGGTGGGTCTGAGGCTGTTACTGATGATATGGAACATGACCAGGATCTAGATGGAGGTTTTGTTCCTTCTACTGAAGATGATTATATGCATGAAACTTCTGGGGATCCAAGGGTTATGGAAAATGGCATTGATACTGTGGGTATTCGATTTGAAATACAACCACAAGAAAATCTTGTTgacgaagatgatgatgagATGTCAGGAGATGATGGAGATGAagtagatgaagatgaagatgaggaTGATGAGGAGCATAATGAtcttgaagaagatgaagtcCATCACTTGCCACATCCCGACACAGATCAAGATGATCATGAGATTGATGATGATGAGTTTGATGAGGAGGTCATGGAGGAggatgatgaggatgatgaagatgatgaggaTGGAGTTATACTTAGGCTGGAGGAAGGCATAAATGGAATAAATGTTTTTGACCATATTGAGGTTTTTGGTAGGGACCATAGCTTTTCTAATGAAACTCTCCATGTGATGCCAGTTGAAGTTTTTGGCTCTAGACGTCATGGTCGTACCACATCTATTTATAATCTCTTGGGAAGAACTGGTGACAATGCTGCACCCTCTCGACATCCTCTTTTGGTGGAACCATCATCCTCACTACAAACACCCCCTCTGAGACAGTCAG agaaTGCCCGTGATGTGATCTTATCTGATAGGAATTCGGAGAACACTGCATCACGGTTGGATACAATTTTCCGATCACTGAGGAATGGGCGTCATGGACACCGACTCAATCTTTGGGTGGATGATAACCAGCAAGGTGGTGGATCAAATGCATCTGCTGTTCCCCAAGGCCTTGAAGAGTTGCTTGTTTCTCAGTTGAGGCGGCCTGCCCCTGAGAAACCTTCTGATGAGAATACAACAGTTGAACATGAAAGTAAGCCCCAGGTTAGTCAATCACAAGAATCAGAAGCAGACATAAGGCCTGAAACTGCTGTTGAAAACAATGTGAACAATGAACCCAGTTGTGTGCCTCCCCCTACTTCTGTTGCAATGGATAGCATTGATAATGCTGATACAAGACCTGCAGCCACCGAATCTCTGCAAGGAACAGATGCATCAAGTATGCATTCTCAATCTGTTGAAATGCAGTTTGAACACAATGAGGCAGCTGTGCGGGATGTTGAAGCAGTGAGCCAAGAAAGTAGTGGGAGCGGGGCAACACTAGGGGAAAGCCTTCGGAGCCTAGACGTTGAAATTGGAAGTGCTGATGGGCATGATGATGGTGGAGAGAGGCAAGGTTCAGCAGATAGAATGCCTTTGGGTGATATGCAGGCAACTCGAACAAGAAGGACCAATGTGTCCTTTGGGAATTCTACACCACTAAGCGGTAGAGATGCATCTCTTCACAGTGTAACTGAAGTTTCTGAAAATCCTAGCCAAGAAGCAGATCAGGTTGGTCCTGGGGAGGAGCAGCAAATCAATGCCGATGCTGATTCTGGATCCATTGATCCTGCTTTCCTGGATGCTCTGCCTGAGGAGCTGCGAGCCGAAGTTCTTTCTGCTCAACAGGGTCAGGTGGCACAGCCTTCAAACACTGAACAGCAAAATACTGGAGATATTGATCCAGAATTCCTGGCAGCCCTTCCGCCGGACATCCGAGCAGAAGTTCTGGCTCAACAACAAGCACAAAGGCTGCATCAATCACAGGAACTGGAAGGCCAACCAGTTGAAATGGATACTGTCTCAATAATTGCAACATTTCCATCGGATCTGCGAGAAGAG GTTCTCTTAACATCATCTGATGCTATCCTTGCCAATCTCACTCCTGCTCTTGTTGCTGAAGCAAACATGCTCCGTGAAAGGTTTGCACATCGTTATCATAATCGTACCCTCTTTGGTATGTACCATAGAAACCGCAGAGGTGAGTCTTCAAGAAGGGGTGAAGGTATTGGATCCAGCCTGGACAGAGCTGGTGGAAGCATTGTTCCACGCAGGTCTATGGGAGGCAAACTTGTTGAAGCTGATGGGGCTCCTTTAGTTGATACAGAAGCTTTGAAAGCTATGATTCGGTTGCTTCGTGTTGTCCAG CCACTTTATAAAGGACAGCTGCAAAGGCTTCTCTTGAATTTATGTGCTCACAGTGAAACCCGAATTGCTCTGGTGAAACTCCTCATGGACATGCTGATGCTTGACACGAGGAAGCCTGCCAATCATTTAAACACTTCTGAGCCATCATATCGGCTTTATGCTTGCCAAAGTCATGTGATGTATTCTCGTCCTCAATATTTTGATG GAGTTCCTCCCTTGGTGTCTCGACGTATTCTCGAAACAATGACCTACCTGGCTCGAAATCACCCTTATGTGGCAAAAATTTTGCTTCAGTATAGGCTTCCTCATCCGCCCTTACAGGAGCCAGAGAACCTTGATCAGGTACGTGGCAAGGCTGTGATGGTGATTGAGGATGAAGTTGTAGATAAAAAGCTGCATCAGGAAGGATACCTGTCTGTTGCTTTGCTGTTGAGTCTCTTGAATCAGCCCCTTTATTTGAGGAGTATAGCTCATCTGGAGCAG CTTCTAAATTTATTGGAGGTCATCATTGACGATGTGGAAAGCAAGTCAAGTGTGTCTGACAAATCTGGGCCATCATCTACTGGGCAGCCATCTGGCCCTCAGGTTTCTATATCAGATGCTGAGATAAATGCAGACTCTGGTGGTGTTTCTGGGGTTGGAGTTACATCATCCAAAGTTGATGATTCCTCCAAACCTTCAGCTTTTGGTTCACATAGAGAATGTGATGCCCATAGTGTACTGCTTAACCTACCTCAATCAGAACTTCGACTTTTATGCTCATTGCTTGCACGAGAAGG TTTGTCAGACAATGCATATTCGCTTGTGGCGGAGGTACTGAAGAAGTTAGTGGCAATTGCTCCAACTCATTGTCATCTGTTTATCACTGAGCTAGCATTTTCTGTGCAAAATTTGACTAAATCTGCAATGGATGAATTGCACACTTTTGGAGAAACTGAAAAGGCACTCCTTAGTTCATCATCTTCTGATGGAGCTGCAATTCTGAGAGTTCTGTTGGCATTAAGTTCTCTTGTTGCCTCACTTAATGAGAAGGAGAAGGATCAGCAAGTTCTTCCTGAAAAGGAGCAGACTGCTGCTCTTTCTCAGGTATGGGATATCCATGCAGCCTTAGAACCTTTGTGGCTAGAGCTAAGCACTTGCATAAGCAAAATAGAGAGCTATTCAGATTCTGCAACTGTTTTGCCAACCATATCTATAATCTCCACATCTAAACCATCTGGTGCAATGCCTCCACTTCCCGCGGGCAGTCAGAACATCTTACCATACATAGAGTCATTCTTTGTGATGTGTGAGAAATTACATCCTGGGCAGCCAGGTGCAAGTCAGGACTTCAGTCTTGCTGCAGTTTCTGATGTCGAGGATGCCAGTACTTCTGATGGCCAACAGAAAACTCCAGTGTCTGTTCTGAAAGTTGATGAAAAACACATTGCTTTTGTGAAGTTCTCAGAGAAGCACCGGAAGCTCCTAAATGCTTTTATCCGGCAAAACCCTGGGTTGCTAGAGAAGTCTTTCTCACTCATGTTGAAGGTTCCCCGctttattgattttgacaaCAAGCGTTCCCACTTTAGGTCAAAGATAAAGCATCAACATGATCATCATCACAGTCCTTTAAGAATTTCAGTGAGAAGAGCTTACATTCTTGAAGATTCATATAACCAACTGCGCATGCGGTCGACTCAAGATTTAAAAGGGAGATTGACTGTTCACTTCCAAGGTGAGGAAGGTATTGATGCAGGTGGGCTTACAAGGGAATGGTATCAGTCGTTGTCCAGGGTTATTTTTGACAAGGGAGCTCTACTATTTACAACAGTGGGCAATGAATCAACATTTCAGCCAAACCCCAACTCAGTTTACCAAACAGAACATCTCTCATACTTTAAGTTTGTTGGCAGAGTT GTTGGAAAAGCACTTTTTGATGGACAACTTCTGGATGTCCATTTCACTCGATCTTTCTACAAGCATATACTAGGGGTAAAAGTTACATATCATGATATTGAAGCCATTGATCCTGATTACTTCAAAAACCTAAAATGGATGCTTGAG AATGATATAACTGATGTTCTAGACGTTACTTTTAGCATTGATGCTGATGAGGAGAAATTGATATTGTATGAAAGGAATGAG GTGACAGACTGTGAATTGATCCCGGGTGGAAGGAACATTCGAGTTACTGAGGATAACAAGCATAAATATGTTGATTTGGTTGCTGAGCATCGGTTGACTACTGCTATTCGTCCTCAAATAAATGCATTTTTGGAAGGATTCAATGAATTAATTCCTCGGGATTTAATATCCATTTTTAATGATAAGGAACTAGAATTGTTGATAAGTGGGCTTCCAGATATTGATT TGGACGACATGAGGGCAAATACCGAGTATTCTGGCTATAGTCCTGCGTCCCCTGTCATCCAATGGTTTTGGGAGGTTGTTCAAAGTCTAAGCAAGGAGGATAAGGCTCGGCTTCTTCAGTTTGTGACTGGAACCTCAAAG GTTCCTTTGGAGGGCTTCAGTGCACTTCAAGGAATTTCTGGCTCCCAGAAGTTCCAGATTCACAAGGCATATGGAAGCCCCGATCACTTGCCTTCTGCACATACATG TTTCAACCAGCTAGATCTGCCAGAGTATCCTTCTAAACAACATCTAGAGGAGAGACTGCTtcttgcaattcatgaagctAACGAAGGATTTGGATTTGGTTAA